The following coding sequences are from one Prochlorococcus sp. MIT 0604 window:
- the rpmB gene encoding 50S ribosomal protein L28, whose translation MSRVCELTGAKANNGMAVSHSHIRTKKLQQVNLQKRRLWWEEGKKWVNIKISTKALKSVQKVGLDKFAKSNGVDLKKF comes from the coding sequence ATGTCAAGAGTTTGCGAATTGACTGGAGCAAAAGCTAATAATGGGATGGCTGTAAGCCACTCACATATTCGTACAAAAAAATTACAACAAGTTAATCTCCAAAAAAGAAGACTTTGGTGGGAAGAAGGCAAAAAATGGGTAAATATAAAAATTAGTACCAAAGCACTAAAATCTGTACAAAAAGTGGGATTAGATAAATTTGCTAAATCAAATGGAGTTGATTTAAAAAAATTCTAA
- the htpG gene encoding molecular chaperone HtpG — translation MEKGEIRINTENIFPIIKKAVYSDHEIFLRELVSNSVDAISKRRMASMAGDCENTEEAQVKISIDREKNTLTISDNGIGMNDEEIKKYINQVAFSSAEEFLTKYKKDNDEFIGHFGLGFYSSFMVADRVDILTKSAIGESKAFKWSCDGSPNFTLQESERETIGTDVILHLLDEEKEFIEPERIKSLIKKYCDFMPIDVLLEGETINKKNPPWRKQPSELKDEDYIELYKYLYPFQGDPLLWIHLNTDYPYDIQGILYFPKLSGRADWEKGEIKLFCNQVFVSDSIKEIVPKYLLPLRGVIDSTDIPLNVSRSALQTDRKVRSISSFISKKIANKLKDLIKNSPEFYAEIWDSISAFIKIGAIEDEKFADLVDKSIIFETIINSEIDVTKDIENKSLIKSNEKYFTTLANYKERNNITESKKIIYCSDSIAQSSALNICLSNNKEVIKSDPLIDAQFLPWLESKNQDYQFQRVDSEINELEENESKEIVDKDGKSNTENLRDTIVKALNNEKVTVKVQSLSSKGAPPAMILLPEQMRRINDMGAYMEQRMPSLPEYHVLLINKEHPLIIGLNKITSNKIIIDKKDPIENPLASKIANHVYDMAKLSVGGLDQEQIINLQNNNAELISELLNSTN, via the coding sequence ATGGAAAAAGGCGAAATTCGTATTAATACCGAAAATATATTTCCAATTATCAAGAAGGCAGTATATTCTGACCATGAAATCTTTTTAAGAGAACTTGTTAGTAACAGTGTTGACGCAATAAGTAAAAGAAGAATGGCCTCTATGGCAGGGGACTGCGAAAATACTGAAGAAGCTCAAGTAAAAATATCTATTGATCGTGAAAAAAATACTCTAACTATTTCTGATAATGGAATTGGAATGAACGATGAAGAAATTAAGAAGTACATAAACCAAGTAGCATTTTCTAGCGCAGAAGAATTTCTAACAAAATACAAAAAAGATAACGATGAATTTATAGGTCATTTTGGACTTGGTTTTTATTCGAGTTTCATGGTGGCGGATAGAGTTGATATATTAACTAAATCAGCAATTGGAGAATCAAAAGCTTTTAAATGGTCTTGTGATGGATCGCCAAATTTCACGTTACAGGAGTCAGAAAGGGAGACAATTGGTACAGATGTGATACTGCACCTACTTGACGAAGAAAAAGAGTTTATAGAGCCTGAAAGGATTAAATCATTAATAAAAAAATATTGTGATTTTATGCCAATAGATGTCTTATTAGAAGGTGAGACAATTAATAAGAAAAATCCTCCTTGGAGAAAACAACCTAGTGAATTAAAAGATGAAGATTATATTGAGTTGTATAAGTATCTCTATCCTTTTCAGGGAGATCCACTGTTATGGATTCATCTAAATACTGATTATCCGTATGACATACAAGGGATATTGTATTTCCCTAAGTTGTCTGGTAGAGCTGATTGGGAAAAAGGAGAGATTAAACTATTTTGTAATCAAGTATTCGTAAGTGATTCAATTAAAGAGATTGTCCCAAAATATCTTTTACCTCTAAGAGGAGTAATTGACTCTACAGATATACCGCTAAATGTTAGTAGAAGCGCATTACAAACAGATAGAAAAGTAAGATCTATATCATCATTTATTTCAAAAAAAATCGCAAATAAATTGAAGGATTTGATAAAAAATTCTCCAGAATTTTATGCAGAAATTTGGGATTCTATCTCTGCTTTTATTAAAATTGGTGCAATCGAAGATGAAAAATTTGCTGATTTAGTAGATAAAAGTATAATTTTTGAAACGATCATAAATTCGGAAATAGACGTAACTAAAGATATTGAAAATAAATCACTTATTAAATCCAATGAAAAATATTTCACAACTTTGGCAAATTACAAAGAACGAAATAATATAACTGAATCTAAAAAAATAATATACTGTTCAGATTCGATTGCTCAGTCAAGCGCATTAAACATCTGCTTATCAAATAACAAAGAAGTTATTAAATCAGATCCCTTAATTGATGCTCAATTTCTTCCTTGGTTAGAAAGTAAAAACCAAGATTATCAGTTCCAAAGAGTTGATTCAGAAATAAATGAGCTAGAAGAAAATGAATCTAAAGAAATTGTAGATAAAGATGGAAAATCAAATACAGAAAATCTTAGAGATACCATTGTAAAAGCACTTAACAATGAGAAAGTAACAGTTAAAGTTCAGTCACTTTCAAGTAAAGGCGCACCACCTGCGATGATCTTGCTTCCAGAGCAAATGAGAAGAATTAATGATATGGGTGCTTACATGGAACAAAGGATGCCTAGCTTACCAGAATACCATGTGCTTTTAATTAACAAGGAACATCCTCTTATTATTGGTCTTAATAAAATCACAAGCAATAAAATAATTATTGATAAAAAAGACCCTATAGAAAATCCTCTGGCATCTAAAATTGCAAATCATGTTTACGATATGGCTAAACTATCTGTTGGTGGATTAGATCAAGAACAGATTATTAATTTACAAAATAATAACGCTGAATTAATTTCAGAATTGCTTAATTCAACAAATTGA
- a CDS encoding ATP phosphoribosyltransferase regulatory subunit: MTDIKEIKLVDVKNNSNIINNLNSIYKLWGYEEVSPSFINTLETIKGRGVIDENQVVGIVSNNSLCLRPEMTTSIVKLSSTRLINKKRPIRLFTNGMVFDKKQNNKNSFKLQEKLQSGIELIGYDTKYPEIEVINILFDAIDNINLKDGCNLFLLVSTTKIMDLILNKYKNNHFEEIKKCLVNFDQDNLCKLEINEDDKYILKDLLFTRGDPIAILKKLKSTYGTSKTLDDLNFLFKTLSKISNKYGVKLQLDPTFQPHLNLYEGIVFQLIGDDGKNKSVIAKGGRYDELVRFFSPNEKILNGIGFTISIDILRNLIKEEKKDNKKILLMFKDSYMLEKGMNEQKKQQKRGNIAVLYLNPCDDLVKANQIMKENNCSEIFWVK; encoded by the coding sequence ATGACAGATATAAAAGAAATTAAATTAGTCGATGTAAAAAACAACTCTAATATCATAAATAATTTAAATAGTATTTATAAACTGTGGGGCTATGAAGAAGTTTCACCCTCATTTATTAATACTTTAGAGACGATAAAAGGCAGAGGCGTTATTGACGAAAACCAGGTTGTGGGAATAGTAAGTAATAATTCATTATGTCTTAGGCCAGAAATGACAACATCTATTGTTAAATTGTCATCTACTAGGTTAATAAATAAGAAAAGACCTATAAGATTATTTACTAATGGAATGGTCTTTGATAAAAAACAAAATAATAAAAATTCATTTAAGTTACAAGAAAAACTGCAGAGCGGAATTGAATTAATTGGATATGATACAAAATACCCAGAAATTGAAGTAATAAATATATTGTTTGATGCAATCGATAATATTAATTTGAAAGATGGTTGTAATTTATTTCTACTAGTAAGCACCACAAAAATAATGGATTTAATATTGAATAAATACAAAAATAATCATTTTGAAGAAATCAAGAAATGTCTGGTAAATTTTGATCAAGATAATTTATGTAAATTAGAAATTAATGAAGATGATAAATATATTCTGAAAGATCTCTTATTCACGAGAGGGGATCCAATTGCAATATTAAAAAAATTGAAAAGTACATATGGCACTAGTAAAACATTAGATGACTTAAATTTTTTATTTAAAACATTATCAAAAATATCAAATAAATATGGAGTTAAATTACAACTTGATCCCACCTTTCAACCTCACTTGAATTTGTATGAAGGAATAGTTTTTCAATTAATAGGGGATGATGGTAAAAATAAAAGCGTAATAGCAAAAGGAGGAAGATATGATGAATTAGTGAGATTCTTTAGTCCTAATGAGAAAATCTTAAATGGGATTGGATTTACAATTTCTATTGACATTTTAAGAAATTTAATTAAAGAAGAAAAAAAAGATAATAAAAAGATTTTATTAATGTTTAAAGATTCTTATATGTTAGAAAAAGGTATGAATGAACAAAAAAAACAACAAAAAAGAGGAAATATTGCTGTTTTATATTTAAATCCATGTGATGACTTGGTTAAAGCAAATCAAATAATGAAAGAAAATAATTGTAGTGAGATTTTTTGGGTTAAATAA
- a CDS encoding inositol monophosphatase family protein, with translation MFELSEIEELANQVNLSSLYEIAKNSAQIGNEILKINYNKIQKISSKGRKGDLVTNVDLEVENKIKEYLLDETPNISINAEESGKLNKSSDLTWCIDPLDGTTNYSHGYPFFGTSIGLVYKNKPIIGAISVPYLNELYSAIIGLGSFCNDSEIKVSSPSSLSDSLLVTGFSYDRFETEDNNYAEFCYLTHKTRGVRRGGAAAVDLAFVAAGKVDGYWERGLEVWDLAAGAIIVKEAGGIISDYPSGEFNLSSGRILACSPSLENELKIELDKVSPFKKNFYT, from the coding sequence ATGTTTGAATTGAGTGAAATAGAGGAACTTGCAAATCAAGTAAACCTATCCAGTTTGTATGAAATAGCCAAAAACTCCGCTCAAATTGGTAATGAAATTCTAAAAATCAATTACAATAAAATTCAGAAAATATCATCTAAAGGTAGAAAGGGTGATCTTGTAACGAATGTAGATTTGGAAGTTGAAAATAAAATAAAAGAATATTTATTAGATGAGACTCCAAACATATCTATTAATGCAGAGGAATCGGGGAAATTAAACAAATCATCGGATTTAACATGGTGTATAGACCCACTTGATGGTACAACAAATTATTCCCATGGATATCCTTTTTTTGGAACTTCTATTGGTCTTGTATATAAGAATAAGCCAATTATAGGGGCTATATCAGTTCCTTATCTAAATGAACTATATTCAGCCATTATTGGTTTAGGATCATTCTGCAATGATAGTGAGATTAAAGTATCGAGTCCTTCCAGTCTTTCTGATAGTCTACTTGTAACAGGTTTCTCTTATGACAGATTTGAGACTGAGGATAATAATTATGCCGAATTTTGTTATTTAACACATAAAACTAGAGGAGTTAGAAGAGGAGGAGCGGCAGCAGTTGATCTAGCATTTGTTGCGGCAGGTAAGGTTGATGGGTACTGGGAAAGAGGCTTGGAGGTATGGGACTTAGCTGCCGGTGCTATTATTGTTAAAGAGGCTGGTGGTATTATTTCTGATTATCCATCAGGCGAATTTAATTTAAGTTCTGGAAGAATCCTAGCTTGTTCTCCCAGCCTTGAGAATGAATTAAAAATTGAACTAGATAAAGTTTCTCCATTTAAAAAAAATTTTTATACTTAA
- a CDS encoding 2Fe-2S iron-sulfur cluster-binding protein has translation MKKTFTVTIKNKDTGKVYQEQVNSDEYILKEFEKKGFKLAFSCRNGCCTSCAVKIKSGTLEQPEAMGVSQALKDKGYALLCVAKATSDLEVETTYEDEVYDLQFGQYFGRGNTRVAPPWEFEED, from the coding sequence TTGAAAAAGACTTTCACAGTCACGATTAAAAATAAGGATACCGGAAAGGTTTACCAAGAGCAGGTTAATAGTGATGAGTACATACTTAAGGAATTTGAAAAAAAAGGATTCAAACTTGCATTTTCATGTAGAAATGGTTGCTGCACAAGTTGTGCAGTTAAAATAAAATCGGGTACTTTAGAACAACCTGAAGCCATGGGTGTATCTCAAGCCTTAAAAGACAAAGGTTACGCACTGCTTTGTGTCGCTAAAGCCACTTCAGATCTCGAAGTGGAAACAACCTATGAAGATGAAGTTTATGATTTACAATTTGGACAATATTTTGGGAGGGGAAATACAAGAGTTGCTCCGCCCTGGGAATTTGAGGAAGATTAA
- the dnaK gene encoding molecular chaperone DnaK codes for MGQIVGIDLGTTNSVVGVIEAGRPIVIANSEGSRTTPSIVGFTKDKEIVIGDQARRQLVLNPKNTFYNLKRFIGSDWDELDDTSISVPYNVKANNSGSVRVLSPNTEREYAPEELVSSLIRKLINDAETYLGDTVESAVITVPAYFNESQRQATKDSAILAGIKVDRILNEPTAAALAYGFEKSSSNNVLVFDLGGGTFDVSLLKISNGVFDVKATCGDTQLGGNNFDSKIVDWLAEKFLAKHEIDLRRDRQALQRLTEAAEKAKCELSGLQKTKISLPFITTSKEGPLHIEEILDRKTFESLSQDLLDRLLEPVQLALEDSRWNAEDIDEVVLVGGSTRIPMVQQLVKTLVPNDPCQSVNPDEVVAIGAAIQSGIISGDLQDLLLNDVTPLSLGLETIGGLMKVLIPRNTPIPVRQSDVFSTSEANQSSVVVQVRQGERPLASENKSLGKFRLSGIPPAPRGIPQVQVAFDIDANGLLEVSATDRTTGRKQTVSISGGSNLNEQEIKSIIEEAKSKANEDKKIRSVIDRKNSALTLIAQAERRLRDASLEFGPYGAERQQRAVELAIQDVEDYIDDDDPQELEISVSSLQEALFGLNRKFAAERKTDNNPLQGIKNTFGSLKDELFSDDYWDDDPWDNQMNRNYRNSRYGNSRDDDPWDNDYFL; via the coding sequence ATGGGGCAAATAGTTGGAATTGATTTAGGTACTACTAACTCCGTTGTTGGAGTTATAGAAGCTGGTCGTCCAATTGTTATTGCAAATTCTGAAGGATCTAGAACTACACCTTCAATAGTTGGATTTACAAAAGACAAAGAAATAGTAATAGGAGACCAAGCCAGAAGACAACTTGTATTAAACCCAAAGAATACTTTTTATAACTTAAAAAGATTTATCGGTAGCGACTGGGACGAATTAGATGATACAAGTATTTCTGTTCCTTATAATGTAAAAGCAAATAATAGCGGAAGTGTTAGGGTCCTTAGTCCAAATACAGAAAGAGAGTATGCTCCAGAAGAATTAGTCAGCTCATTAATTAGAAAATTAATAAATGACGCTGAAACATATCTTGGGGATACGGTAGAGTCTGCTGTTATTACAGTCCCTGCTTATTTCAATGAATCTCAAAGGCAAGCTACAAAGGATTCTGCAATATTGGCTGGTATCAAAGTAGATAGAATTCTAAACGAGCCTACTGCAGCTGCTCTTGCTTATGGATTTGAAAAAAGTTCTTCTAATAATGTTTTAGTTTTTGATTTAGGGGGAGGTACATTTGATGTTTCATTATTAAAAATTTCTAATGGTGTATTTGATGTTAAAGCCACATGTGGAGATACCCAACTAGGAGGTAACAATTTTGACTCAAAAATAGTAGATTGGCTTGCTGAAAAATTTCTTGCTAAACATGAAATCGATCTAAGAAGGGATAGACAAGCATTACAGAGATTAACTGAGGCTGCCGAAAAAGCTAAATGTGAATTATCAGGATTACAAAAAACAAAAATATCTTTACCTTTTATCACCACAAGCAAAGAGGGGCCATTACATATTGAAGAGATCTTAGATAGAAAAACATTTGAATCATTATCTCAAGATCTATTAGATAGATTATTAGAGCCTGTGCAATTAGCATTAGAAGACTCTCGATGGAACGCAGAAGATATAGATGAGGTAGTTCTTGTCGGAGGTAGTACAAGAATTCCAATGGTTCAACAATTAGTTAAGACTCTTGTTCCTAATGATCCTTGTCAATCCGTTAATCCAGATGAAGTAGTTGCAATTGGTGCTGCGATACAATCCGGAATAATTAGTGGTGATTTACAAGATTTACTGCTAAATGATGTTACACCTCTTTCATTAGGTTTAGAAACAATTGGTGGTCTTATGAAGGTACTAATCCCTCGTAATACACCAATACCAGTTAGACAATCTGATGTTTTTAGTACTTCAGAAGCGAATCAATCTTCGGTTGTCGTTCAGGTAAGGCAGGGTGAAAGGCCTTTAGCCTCTGAAAATAAATCACTTGGAAAATTTAGATTATCAGGGATACCTCCAGCTCCTAGAGGAATCCCGCAAGTTCAGGTAGCTTTTGATATTGACGCTAATGGTCTTTTAGAAGTAAGCGCAACTGATAGAACAACTGGAAGAAAGCAAACAGTTTCAATTTCTGGAGGTTCTAATTTAAATGAACAAGAAATTAAATCGATTATTGAAGAAGCCAAATCAAAAGCTAATGAAGACAAAAAGATAAGATCTGTCATTGATAGAAAAAATAGTGCTTTAACTCTTATTGCACAAGCTGAGAGGAGACTTAGGGATGCTTCTTTAGAATTTGGACCTTATGGAGCCGAAAGACAACAAAGAGCTGTTGAATTAGCAATTCAAGATGTTGAAGACTATATAGATGATGATGATCCTCAAGAATTAGAAATTTCAGTAAGTTCTCTTCAAGAAGCATTATTTGGTTTAAACAGAAAATTTGCTGCAGAAAGAAAAACTGATAATAATCCATTACAGGGTATTAAAAATACATTTGGATCGTTAAAGGACGAATTGTTTTCAGATGACTATTGGGATGATGATCCTTGGGATAATCAAATGAATAGAAATTATAGAAATTCGAGGTATGGTAACTCTAGGGATGATGATCCATGGGACAATGACTATTTCCTCTAA
- a CDS encoding DnaJ domain-containing protein, protein MVTLGMMIHGTMTISSKKDYLSILGLSPDFDDKELKKAFRREARKWHPDLNKNDLNAEERFKLINEAYECLRDPKKRNKSSDENNQDDYENINFKTGFPDFQEYLDSLFGYEYTAKNYDKYDNESFEDEPINIDNDEFNNYEYPTTSPDEPPPVKLDQDIETIIELTPYEALNGASILIELEDETVVEVDTPPFAGDGWRLRLENIARGGKDHYLQLKVQTESGLRIDGLRVLYKLELFPHDALLGCAVEVPTLDGNVTLQVPPKSSTGRMLRLKGRGLTFEDNVGDQYVEILVVIPADINDEEIALYTRLQELSLSDS, encoded by the coding sequence ATGGTAACTCTAGGGATGATGATCCATGGGACAATGACTATTTCCTCTAAAAAAGACTATTTGTCGATTTTGGGTTTATCCCCTGATTTTGACGATAAAGAACTTAAAAAGGCCTTTCGAAGAGAAGCAAGAAAATGGCACCCAGATTTAAATAAAAATGATCTTAATGCAGAAGAAAGATTTAAATTAATTAATGAAGCATACGAATGTCTTCGAGATCCCAAGAAAAGAAATAAGAGTTCAGATGAAAATAATCAAGATGATTACGAAAATATTAATTTCAAGACAGGTTTTCCTGATTTTCAAGAGTATCTTGATTCATTATTTGGATATGAATACACCGCAAAGAATTACGACAAATATGATAATGAATCATTTGAGGATGAGCCCATAAATATAGATAACGATGAATTCAATAATTATGAATACCCTACAACCTCTCCAGATGAGCCACCTCCAGTTAAGCTCGACCAAGATATTGAAACAATAATTGAATTAACTCCATATGAGGCCTTAAATGGAGCTTCAATTTTAATAGAGCTTGAAGATGAAACAGTTGTAGAAGTTGATACACCTCCTTTCGCTGGAGATGGATGGCGATTAAGACTTGAAAATATTGCAAGAGGAGGTAAAGATCATTATCTACAGTTAAAAGTTCAAACGGAAAGTGGTCTAAGAATTGATGGTTTAAGAGTTCTTTATAAATTAGAGTTATTTCCTCATGATGCTCTTCTTGGCTGTGCAGTAGAGGTTCCAACCCTTGATGGAAATGTCACACTTCAGGTGCCACCAAAATCATCTACGGGAAGAATGCTACGCTTGAAGGGTAGGGGTTTAACCTTTGAAGATAATGTAGGCGATCAATATGTTGAAATCTTGGTAGTGATACCTGCCGATATTAATGATGAAGAAATTGCTTTGTATACAAGATTACAAGAATTATCACTTTCTGATTCTTAA
- a CDS encoding DUF3110 domain-containing protein, producing MNIFVLLYNSGTDKEGIHSIELKGRTIVLMFEDKDDAIRYCGLLEAQDFPLPTVEMINMEEIKDFCNKLDYESKLVEKNFVPKTAEDRLLISPPQKNLEVENWEEDKNNNKDKFDINTIKENLEKLL from the coding sequence ATGAATATATTTGTTCTTTTATACAATTCAGGAACAGATAAGGAAGGAATTCATTCAATAGAGCTTAAAGGAAGGACTATTGTTCTTATGTTTGAAGATAAGGATGATGCAATAAGATATTGTGGTCTACTAGAAGCTCAAGATTTTCCTTTGCCAACAGTTGAAATGATCAACATGGAGGAAATAAAAGATTTCTGCAATAAATTGGATTATGAAAGCAAATTAGTAGAAAAAAATTTTGTACCTAAAACCGCTGAAGATAGGTTACTGATTTCACCACCCCAGAAAAACCTAGAAGTTGAGAATTGGGAGGAGGACAAAAATAATAATAAAGATAAATTTGATATTAATACCATTAAGGAAAACCTTGAAAAGTTGCTTTAG
- a CDS encoding peptidylprolyl isomerase: MTTALFETEVGNINIEFFSDDAPNTVKNFTKLISDGFYDGLAFHRVIPGFMAQGGCPNTRDGASGMPGTGGPGYNIKCEINSNKHIKGSLSMAHAGKDTGGSQFFIVYEPQPHLDGVHTVFGKTDDMDVVLKLTNGSKIIKATLK, translated from the coding sequence ATGACAACTGCATTATTTGAGACAGAAGTTGGGAACATTAATATTGAATTTTTCTCTGATGACGCACCTAATACAGTTAAAAACTTCACGAAGTTGATTAGTGATGGTTTTTATGATGGTCTAGCATTTCACAGAGTTATTCCAGGATTTATGGCTCAGGGCGGATGTCCTAATACTCGTGATGGGGCATCTGGTATGCCAGGAACAGGAGGACCTGGATATAATATTAAATGTGAAATTAATTCCAATAAACATATAAAAGGTTCTCTTTCTATGGCTCATGCAGGAAAGGATACAGGTGGTAGTCAGTTTTTTATAGTTTATGAACCACAGCCTCATCTAGATGGAGTTCATACTGTTTTTGGTAAGACAGATGATATGGATGTTGTGCTAAAACTCACTAACGGTTCAAAAATTATTAAGGCAACTCTAAAGTAG
- the ribBA gene encoding bifunctional 3,4-dihydroxy-2-butanone-4-phosphate synthase/GTP cyclohydrolase II, with protein MKETSPKSNNGTILDINESFKIDFDPISDALAAIRNGECIIVVDDERRENEGDLICAAQFATPQQINFMATEGRGLICLAMQGEKLDSLDLPLMVDRNTDENQTAFTVSIDAGPEHNVTTGISAEDRAKTIQVAINPNTKPDDLRRPGHIFPLRAKKGGVLKRAGHTEAAVDIASMSGLYPAGVICEIQNPDGSMSRLPQLKEYAKQWGMKLISIADLISYRFQTERFVFRKSDAILPSIFGNFKAYGYVNELDGSEHVALVKQKSSKLSEPVLVRMHSECLTGDAFGSLRCDCRPQLEAALSRIEKEEEGVVVYLRQEGRGIGLINKLKAYSLQDGGLDTVEANEKLGFPADLRNYGVGAQILTDLGIKKLKLLTNNPRKIAGLGGYGIEVIERVPLVICPNDNNAEYLSVKKTKLGHMIDDDNSNSSNIDPFISIFLDGKYKSIDLVPIKNKVIKFCSEQNINIKLESSPRLLAFWNRPKLVWRILHDQNRTNSNINDEEIKNIELFIQFLSTYENSTKIGIIVSRNIEQALHPKSSIKLINTKFTINNEILYSSTRKFNLDKETFSIVFEG; from the coding sequence GAGAAAATGAAGGAGATTTAATTTGCGCGGCTCAGTTTGCAACTCCACAGCAAATTAATTTTATGGCTACTGAGGGACGTGGTCTTATATGCCTAGCAATGCAAGGTGAGAAACTTGATTCATTAGATTTACCATTAATGGTAGACAGAAATACAGATGAAAATCAAACAGCTTTTACAGTATCAATTGATGCTGGACCTGAACATAATGTTACTACCGGAATTTCCGCTGAAGACAGGGCAAAGACAATACAAGTTGCTATAAACCCAAATACAAAACCTGATGATTTAAGGAGGCCAGGACATATTTTTCCATTAAGAGCAAAAAAAGGTGGAGTATTAAAAAGGGCAGGTCATACCGAAGCGGCAGTAGATATAGCCTCAATGTCTGGTCTTTATCCCGCTGGAGTGATTTGTGAAATACAAAATCCTGACGGTTCTATGTCAAGACTTCCTCAACTTAAAGAGTATGCAAAACAGTGGGGAATGAAATTAATATCAATAGCTGATTTAATAAGTTATCGGTTTCAAACTGAGAGATTTGTATTTAGAAAATCTGATGCTATTCTTCCAAGTATTTTTGGTAATTTCAAAGCTTATGGATATGTTAATGAACTAGATGGTTCAGAGCACGTTGCATTAGTTAAACAAAAATCATCGAAATTAAGTGAACCTGTACTAGTAAGAATGCATTCAGAGTGCTTAACTGGGGATGCTTTTGGATCATTACGTTGTGATTGTAGACCTCAGTTAGAGGCTGCTTTATCAAGAATAGAAAAGGAGGAAGAAGGAGTTGTTGTTTACTTGAGACAAGAAGGCAGAGGTATTGGTCTAATAAATAAATTAAAAGCTTACAGTTTACAAGATGGTGGATTAGACACTGTAGAAGCTAATGAAAAATTAGGTTTTCCAGCTGATCTCAGAAATTATGGAGTTGGAGCACAAATTTTGACTGATTTAGGTATAAAAAAATTAAAATTACTAACCAACAATCCTAGAAAGATTGCCGGACTAGGTGGCTATGGAATAGAAGTTATTGAGAGAGTTCCTTTAGTTATTTGTCCAAACGATAATAATGCAGAATATTTGAGTGTTAAAAAAACAAAGTTAGGCCACATGATTGATGATGATAATTCTAATTCCAGTAATATTGATCCATTTATATCAATTTTTCTTGACGGAAAATATAAATCTATTGATTTAGTTCCAATAAAAAATAAAGTTATTAAATTCTGTAGTGAACAAAACATTAATATTAAACTTGAAAGTAGTCCAAGATTATTGGCGTTTTGGAACCGACCAAAATTAGTATGGAGAATTTTACATGATCAGAATAGAACCAATTCCAATATTAATGATGAGGAAATAAAGAATATAGAATTATTTATTCAGTTTTTATCCACATATGAAAATAGTACAAAGATTGGAATTATTGTTTCTAGAAATATTGAACAAGCATTACACCCAAAAAGTAGTATCAAACTAATAAATACTAAATTCACTATTAATAATGAAATCTTATATTCTTCTACAAGAAAATTTAATCTAGATAAAGAGACATTCAGTATTGTTTTTGAAGGCTAA